One window of the Zea mays cultivar B73 chromosome 3, Zm-B73-REFERENCE-NAM-5.0, whole genome shotgun sequence genome contains the following:
- the LOC100282843 gene encoding GTP-binding nuclear protein Ran-2: MALPNQQGVDYPSFKLVIVGDGGTGKTTFVKRHLTGEFEKKYEPTIGVEVHPLDFSTNCGKIRFYCWDTAGQEKFGGLRDGYYIHGQCAIIMFDVTSRLTYKNVPTWHRDLCRVCENIPIVLCGNKVDVKNRQVKAKQVTFHRKKNLQYYEISAKSNYNFEKPFLYLARKLAGDQNLHFVEAVALKPPEVQIDMALQQQHEAELAAAAAQPLPDDDDDLIE; the protein is encoded by the exons ATG GCGCTGCCGAATCAGCAGGGCGTGGATTACCCCAGCTTCAAGCTCGTCATCGTTGGCGACGGTGGAACTG GTAAAACCACATTTGTGAAAAGGCATCTTACTGGCGAGTTTGAGAAGAAATATGAGC CCACCATTGGTGTTGAAGTTCACCCTCTGGATTTTAGCACTAACTGTGGCAAAATTCGCTTTTATTGCTGGGACACTGCTGGGCAAGAAAAGTTCGGTGGCCTTAGGGATGGCTACTA CATTCATGGTCAGTGTGCCATCATTATGTTTGATGTCACTTCTAGGCTGACATACAAGAATGTTCCGACATGGCACAGGGATCTGTGCAG GGTCTGTGAGAACATCCCCATTGTTCTTTGTGGTAACAAGGTTGATGTCAAGAACAGGCAAGTCAAGGCCAAGCAAGTTACATTCCACCGGAAGAAGAACTTGCAGTACTATGAGATTTCTGCCAAGAGCAATTACAACTTTGAGAAGCCCTTCCTTTACCTCGCTAGGAAGCTGGCAGG GGATCAGAACCTTCACTTTGTTGAAGCTGTTGCTCTGAAGCCACCAGAAGTGCAGATTGATATGGCCCTGCAGCAGCA GCATGAAGCTGAGCTTGCAGCTGCCGCTGCGCAGCCCCTCCCCGATGACGATGATGACCTGATCGAATAG